A DNA window from Purpureocillium takamizusanense chromosome 9, complete sequence contains the following coding sequences:
- a CDS encoding uncharacterized protein (EggNog:ENOG503NYM3~TransMembrane:1 (o23-45i)~COG:I), whose product MPPPAPLAGALPLPRPLPPSSSLSSIFMILGPSAAAAVVPASAALSRRAASSLATTTFTCSSSGRSSSSSSPPTLLRLASRRSRSRRDVSSTLAACSCARRVPSRMLSTLPRLPIFEAVARHDPRSTAVVHSLSGRAFTYGELLADVSRARDRLHDARPAGAGLDGERVAFLVENSYDYVVTLLACLAARAIAVPLSPAFPAPELQYILDHSEACLLVSSPRFTPKANEVLATGLASPPAHVELPKHLGVGSAAPETVPLDDTDPAGAGLMLYTSGTTNRPKGVLLPQAVLTAQSRSLIEAWNYTPADRLLHVLPLHHIHGTVNALLTPLLAGSSIEFMFPFNADAVWRRLAAPFLPATDGTTPASISSNGTLTNGTSSAAANSHPPTVNGTTASTKSPTTNGATPAPPAPISFFTVVPTVYSRLLASHKHLPPAVQLAARDAVSPAHMRLAISGSAALPTPVKAAWRDLSRGNVLLERYGMTEVGMALSCGLAFADRVDASVGWPLPSVQARLVDVDTGEVIPEGKDVDPLTGRERAGEIQLRGPTVFQEYWRNPDATAKEFVLDSTSDGDDGARPWFKTGDVAVRRPVPSAGHAPDQPWARGPMYFILGRRTADIIKTGGEKVSALEVERELLSLPEVAEAAVVAVPSGNWGQKVGAVIILDGDVVGKWSPLDMRRALKPRLANYKIPQVMKVVDHIPRNAMGKINKKQLVKAIFADETSGDEM is encoded by the exons atgccgccgccggcgccgctcgcgGGGGCCTTGCCCCttccccgccccctcccgccctcctcttccctctCCTCCATCTTCATGATCCTCGGTCcctctgccgctgccgccgtcgtgccaGCATCTGCAGCCCTGTcccggcgcgcggcctcCTCTTTGGCCACTACCACCTTCACCTGCAGTagcagcggccgcagcagcagttcctcgtcgccgccaaccctcctccgcctcgcctcacgccgaagccgcagccgccgcgacgtATCGTCCACCTTGGCTGCATGCtcgtgcgcgcgccgtgTGCCTTCAAGGATGCTCTCCACCCTCCCGCGGCTGCCCAtcttcgaggccgtcgcccgccatgacCCGCGATCCACCGCCGTCGTACATTCCCTCTCCGGCCGGGCTTTCACCTatggcgagctcctcgccgacgtgAGCCGTGCCCGGGACCGCCTCCATGATGCTCGCCCCGCCggtgctgggctggacggCGAACGCGTCGCCTTTCTAGTCGAGAACAGCTACGACTACGTTG TGACGCTTCTGGCTTGCCTGGCAGCCCGCGCCATAGCCGTGCCTCTCTCCCCAGCCTTCCCGGCCCCCGAATTGCAGTACATCCTCGACCATAGCgaggcctgcctgctcgtctcgtcgccgcgcttcACCCCCAAAGCCAACGAGGTGCTCGCCACGGGGCtcgcctcccctcccgcgcacgtcgagctgcccaagcacctcggcgttggcagcgccgcccccgagaccgtgcccctcgacgacacggacccggccggcgcggggctGATGTTGTATACTTCGGGGACGACCAACCGTCCT AAAggcgtcctcctcccgcaGGCCGTCCTCACTGCCCAATCACGCTCTCTAATTGAGGCATGGAATTACACGCCCGCGGACCGCCTGCTCCATGTCCTCCCCCTGCATCACATCCACGGCACCGTCAACGCCCTGTTGACGCCCCTTCTTGCCGGCTCCTCCATTGAGTTCATGTTCCCCTTCAATGCCGACGCCGtctggcgccgcctcgccgcaccCTTTCTCCCTGCTACCGACGGCACCACACCCGCGTCCATTTCGTCAAACGGTACCCTCACCAACGGCACCTCTTCTGCTGCCGCGAATTCTCATCCCCCCACAGTCAACGGcaccacggcgtcgacgaaaTCCCCCACAACGAATGGAGCGActcccgccccccctgcccccaTCTCCTTCTTCACGGTCGTGCCCACCGTCTAcagccgcctcctcgccagccACAAGcacctcccgcccgccgtccagctcgccgcccgcgacgccgtctcgcccgcaCACATGCGCCTCGCCATCTCCGGCTCCGCCGCGCTCCCCACccccgtcaaggccgcctgGCGCGACCTCAGCCGCGGCAatgtcctcctcgagcgctACGGCATGACCGAGGTCGGCATGGCCCTTAGCTGCGGCCTCGCCTTTGCCgaccgcgtcgacgcctccgtCGGCTGGCCCCTTCCCTCGGTCCaggcccgcctcgtcgacgtcgacaccGGCGAGGTCATCcccgagggcaaggacgtcGACCCCCTCACCGGCCGTGAGCGCGCTGGCGAGATCCAGCTCCGTGGGCCGACAGTCTTTCAGGAGTACTGGCGCAACCCcgacgccacggccaaggagttcgtcctcgactccactagcgacggcgacgatggggcCCGCCCCTGGTTCAAgacgggcgacgtcgccgtccgccgccccgtGCCCTCGGCGGGCCACGCCCCCGACCAGCCCTGGGCCCGTGGCCCCATGTACTTtatcctcggccgccgcaccgcggACATCatcaagacgggcggcgaaAAGGTTTcggccctcgaggtcgagcgcgagCTGCTCTCCCTgcccgaggtcgccgaggctgccgtcgtcgccgtccccaGTGGTAACTGGGGCCAAAAGGTCGGCGCAgtcatcatcctcgacggcgatgtAGTCGGCAAGTGGTCGCCTCTCGACATGCGTCGCGCCCTCAAGCCCCGCCTCGCCAACTACAAGATCCCCCAAGTCATGAAGGTCGTCGACCACATCCCCCGCAACGCCATGGGCAAGATCAACAAAAAAcagctcgtcaaggccatcttCGCCGACGAGACCAGCGGGGACGAGATGTGA
- the TIF45 gene encoding eukaryotic translation initiation factor 4E (EggNog:ENOG503NYNX~COG:J~BUSCO:EOG092646VF), with the protein MAATATESANMDQQVDLSTIPISPNGKDETETKGDDKPVTVFHDKDNFNVKHPLQNKWTLWFTKPPSGKGDNWNDLLKEVITFDSVEEFWGVYNNVAPVSSLPQKADYHLFKAGVRPEWEDLQNKHGGKWSYQYKDKQSVDVDRLWLQVMMGAIGETLEDEDDGEVMGVVVNVRKAFYRIGVWTRTIGKSIPGRGDGDVAGGKGRTNDKGKEILMSIGRRFKEILELPAAALVEFSGHTDSAHAGSTRAKAKYTA; encoded by the exons atggcggccacggcgaccgAATCGGCCAACATGGACCAGCAGGTCGATCTCTCGACCATTCCCATCTCGCCCAACGGTAAGGACGAGACCGAGACcaagggcgacgacaagCCCGTCACCGTCTTCCACGACAAGGACAACTTCAACGTCAAGCATCCTCTCCAGAACAAGTGGACTCTGTGGTTCACTAAGCCCCCCAGCGGCAAG GGCGACAACTGGAACGACCTGCTGAAGGAGGTCATCACCTTTGACTCTGTCGAGGAGTTCTGGGGAGTCTAC AACAATGTCGCTCCCGTCTCTTCCCTCCCGCAAAAGGCCGACTACCATCTGTTCAAGGCCGGCGTCCGACCCGAGTGGGAGGACCTGCAGAACAAGCACGGCGGCAAATGGTCGTACCAGTACAAGGACAAGCagagcgtcgacgtcgaccgcCTCTGGCTTCAGGTCATGATGGGCGCCATCGGCGAGACgctcgaagacgaggacgatggcgaggtgatgggtgtcgtcgtcaacgtgcGCAAGGCCTTCTACCGTATCGGTGTCTGGACGCGAACCATCGGCAAGAGCAtccccggccgcggcgacggcgacgtggccggcggcaagggccgcactaacgacaagggcaaggagatCCTCATGTCCATCGGCCGGCGCTTCAAGGAGATTCTGGAactgcccgccgccgccctggtcgaGTTCTCTGGCCACACGGACAGTGCGCACGCGGGCAGCACGAGGGCAAAGGCCAAGTACACAGCATAG
- a CDS encoding uncharacterized protein (EggNog:ENOG503P5QS~COG:G) yields MMPKYRATRIRLDFAKFNDRQPHEFFELEFSLLYAAIHDLVRVAFGTGSLKYATSPWRDRLSNTFCRHVEAIARPDIHGTDWDSLLLHGEERTYLLQGVIGRTLDDLVFSRQLFGSSAEHQAQLQAEDAAYLHVEGFLRCANRVGRNLSYLRGAGSLEPPHFWTQVNETAHIIMRMMMPVHRIVCGRLRNPDESRSGLYQRLHDVVAHAAWLSVGLQLSTCITQIGWLRPGDTSVFGQVNVSDDIYGRARQEAWKLSATLGRGYDLPHVARVKISVVPQITRYEPMAGSEDRSAGLVSYAVTRAHVAYYQAWARDDKDRESLVSLSEHLGGPRPSGRSRDAKGRTKARRRGRPSTSTISKAVRLGSPLVAVWAAWHYSTALSDDHVRHHLMGFVNEVISSIA; encoded by the exons ATGATGCCAAAGTATCGAGCGACCCGGATTCGACTCGACTTTGCCAAATTTAACGACAGGCAACCCCACGAGTTCTTTGAGTTGGAGTTCTCCCTCTTGTACGCTGCCATCCATGACCTTGTGCGAGTCGCCTTTGGCACCGGGTCCCTGAAGTacgcgacgtcgccgtggaGGGACAGACTCAGCAACACCTTCTGTCGCCACGTCGAGGCAATCGCCCGCCCCGACATACACGGCACGGATTGGgactcgctgctgcttcaTGGCGAAGAGCGTACGTACTTGCTTCAAGGCGTCATAGGACGCACTCTAGATGACCTTGTCTTCTCGCGTCAGCTTTTCGGGAGCTCCGCAGAGCACCAGGCCCAACTTCAGGCTGAAGATGCAGCATATCTACATGTGGAAG GATTCCTACGATGCGCGAATCGCGTCGGTCGCAACCTGTCATATCTGCGCGGAGCGGGGTCTTTGGAGCCGCCGCATTTCTGGACGCAAGTCAATGAAACAGCACACATAATTATGCGCATGATGATGCCAGTGCATAGGATTGTCTGCGGCCGCCTCCGAAACCCCGACGAGTCAAGATCGGGACTCTATCAGAGGCtccacgacgtcgtcgcgcatgCGGCCTGGCTAAGCGTGGGCTTGCAGCTGTCCACATGCATCACCCAGATCGGTTGGCTCCGTCCGGGCGACACTTCCGTGTTCGGGCAGGTCAACGTCTCGGACGACATCTATGGCCGGGCTCGGCAAGAGGCGTGGAAGCTCAGCGCGACACTGGGGCGAGGCTACGATCTGCCGCACGTCGCGCGCGTCAAGATATCCGTGGTGCCGCAAATCACACGCTACGAGCCGATGGCCGGCTCCGAGGATCGCAGCGCGGGGCTGGTGTCGTACGCGGTGACCCGGGCGCACGTGGCGTACTACCAGGCCTGGGCccgcgacgacaaggacagggAGAGCCTGGTGTCGCTGTCGGAGCATCTTGGTGGCCCCAGACCAAGCGGGCGCTCGCGAGATGCAAAGGGACGGACCAAGGCGAGGAGACGTGGACGGCCTTCGACCAGCACCATCTCCAAGGCTGTCCGGTTGGGGTCGCCGCTGGTGGCAgtctgggcggcgtggcACTATAGCACGGCTCTTTCGGACGATCATGTGCGCCATCACCTGATGGGCTTTGTCAACGAGGTCATTTCGAGCATCGCATGA
- the uvi31 gene encoding BolA domain UV induced protein Uvi31 (EggNog:ENOG503P6SP~BUSCO:EOG09265LEG~COG:T), translated as MFRRYALGFSSVGRQLSTMSSSTPMEDAIRAKIMAALNPQTLEIYNDSHLHAHHKPMQGSTSKETHFRLVITSTAFQSKMQPARHRMVYALLRDEMAQENGIHALQLRTLTPDEEERQKKKQADAAAAKEGNAAAASASTAGEP; from the exons ATGTTCCGAAGATACGCCCTCGGCTTCTCGAGCGTGGGACGCCAGCTCTCAACCATGAGTTCCAGCACGCCCATGGAGGATGCCATCCGCGCCAAG atcatggcggcgctcaaCCCGCAGACGCTCGAGATTTACAATGACTCGCACCTGCACGCACACCACAAGCCCATGCAGGGCAGCACCTCCAAGGAGACTCACTTCAG GCTGGTCATCACGTCCACCGCCTTCCAGTCCAAGATGCAGCCCGCTCGCCACCGCATGGTCTacgccctgctgcgcgacgagatGGCTCAGGAAAACGGCATTCACGCCCTCCAGCTGCGTACCCtgacgcccgacgaggaggagcgtcaaaagaagaagcaggccgatgctgccgctgccaaggAGGGTaacgctgctgctgcctctgcctcgacCGCCGGTGAGCCGTGA
- a CDS encoding uncharacterized protein (EggNog:ENOG503P966), translating to MSSVERIETLLRRGNALVIPKDQQRLLETEVAWAPKLRNAPEDLLNVPDHVIKSVKQAYVQAKKLSRHGGPNSNGTKRPSSSDLPPPKRHTCSELPVPTTVEQDSSPIASPKSQVCDKSPSPRRDHATRSPALVPLPDRRESPRQSSRMPPPPVPALRQDVYAIPSDSSDEEDDLEVEVPLAGERQAARVNMAASHRLLAATPYQDVTADVLDTPPCAQPSHSIVPETLLKNAGPQPEVVRHEDRQHRHKMYTLNSSPIKPLTTAARSRRMATTKTFAGGADVSSSYSTSSSSVVPGTLASSTMNSVLASVEQGDTIMGVNEPQESDDSDSDDAAPSVHAQDVPVAASVPSLPDESPPAPQNMNPFGKFATTYPDYVGLYRGGLWSFIRALICLEYLKSERLIKESGYDEFIRAFSHGYLDYVSRAGPGQEPLPAVEWFNMLPGRQLYNDMVVRADNLNAIIRSFPHEVSRARRIVRGASEEAPLVRNLPSPQRGLRGLSSQRESRSFSSKAPEPQPDPEPGVISSGEATDVDPPETRPGRRRQQLEERPSGPASSEQSVRTSSRVQAAGSRPVPEPATPATATASSTQGRAPRSSGYFARLNARVSKSRQQALEEHNSRVQKHLRREGSSRRSSMSGSGQTESLDKSGS from the coding sequence ATGTCATCTGTAGAGCGCATCGAGACGCTTCTGCGGCGTGGCAACGCCCTCGTCATACCCAAAGACCAGCAGCGACTGCTCGAAACCGAAGTCGCGTGGGCGCCGAAGCTGAGGAACGCGCCTGAAGACCTCCTCAACGTCCCCGACCATGTCATCAAGAGTGTCAAGCAGGCCTACGTCCAGGCGAAGAAGTTgagccgccatggcgggccCAACTCCAATGGAACCAAACGCCCATCAAGTTCCGATCTTCCGCCTCCCAAAAGACACACTTGCTCGGAACTTCCAGTGCCAACAACCGTGGAACAGGACTCTTCGCCAATAGCGTCTCCCAAGAGCCAAGTATGCGACAAGAGCCCGTCACCACGTCGTGATCACGCGACACGCAGCCCGGCTCTCGTCCCGCTTCCAGATCGCCGTGAGAGCCCCAGGCAGTCATCGCGAATGCCCCCTCCACCGGTCCCAGCACTCCGACAGGACGTCTACGCCATCCCTTCTGACTCCagtgatgaggaggatgatCTTGAAGTCGAAGTGCCGCTGGCGGGAgagcgccaggccgcccgaGTCAACATGGCCGCATCTCATCGCCTCTTGGCGGCCACGCCATACCAAGATGTCACAGCAGACGTGCTTGAtacgccgccgtgcgcacAGCCTAGCCACTCGATCGTTCCGGAGACTCTCCTGAAAAACGCCGGGCCTCAGCCTGAGGTTGTGCGCCATGAAGACCGACAACATCGGCACAAAATGTACACTCTCAACTCGAGCCCGATAAAGCCTCTCACGACGGCCGCACGATCAAGGCGTATGGCTACCACCAAGACCTTTGCGGGGGGCGCCGATGTCAGCAGCTCGTATTCTACGTCTTCAAGCTCCGTGGTTCCCGGTACGCTTGCTAGCTCAACCATGAATTCGGTCCTAGCAtccgtcgagcagggcgatACCATCATGGGGGTGAATGAACCACAAGAGTCGGATGACTCAGACTCGGACGATGCGGCTCCATCGGTTCATGCACAAGACGTGCCCGTTGCCGCTTCCGTGCCCTCCCTGCCGGATGAGTCGCCACCAGCCCCCCAAAACATGAATCCGTTTGGTAAATTTGCTACGACATACCCAGACTACGTAGGGCTATACCGAGGTGGTCTGTGGAGCTTTATCAGGGCCCTCATCTGTCTCGAGTATCTGAAAAGCGAGCGATTGATCAAGGAAAGCGGGTACGATGAATTCATTCGAGCTTTCTCCCATGGCTACCTGGATTATGTTTCGCGAGCAGGCCCCGGCCAAGAGCCTCTGCCTGCGGTGGAATGGTTCAACATGCTGCCTGGACGGCAGCTTTACAACGACATGGTCGTCAGAGCCGACAATCTGAATGCCATCATACGGTCGTTTCCGCACGAGGTGTCGCGGGCACGAAGAATTGTTCGAGGAGCTTCGGAGGAGGCTCCTCTGGTACGGAACTTGCCGAGTCCGCAGAGAGGGCTTCGGGGTTTAAGCTCGCAGCGAGAATCTCGGAGCTTTAGTTCCAAGGCACCGGAGCCTCAACCAGATCCAGAACCCGGGGTTATATCGAGTGGCGAGGCCACGGACGTGGACCCGCCGGAAactcgccctggccggcgacgacagcaactCGAAGAGAGACCGTCCGGCCCCGCATCATCTGAGCAGTCAGTTCGGACATCCAGTCGGGTCCAAGCAGCAGGATCCAGACCAGTCCCGGAACCGGCAAcgccagcgacagcgacggcatcgtcgacccaAGGACGGGCCCCGCGGTCATCGGGCTACTTTGCGAGGCTGAACGCCAGGGTGTCGAAGAGCCGTCAGCAAGCGCTCGAGGAACACAACTCACGTGTTCAAAAGCATCTGCGCAGAGAGGggtcgagccgccgcagttccatgagcggcagcggccagacTGAATCACTAGACAAAAGCGGGAGTTGA